The segment CATTGCAGAAAGCACCAAGGCAGCAAGGACTGCGCCCCAGGCGACCGCTCGCCGTCGCGTCCACTGGCGACCACTGCCCGGTGAGCGGGACGTGGGTGGCGGAGGGCGAAGAGATGCGATCGCAGCGTTTCTTCGAGGGAAACATCATGCCTCCCGTGCAGGACGCGTCCGTGGTGTGGAGGCTCGCCGAAGCCGCCTCCCCTTGGCATGTACTCGTATAGAGCCGGACTGGAGCACGGGCTACATCTGGGCGCGAGCCTGGGACGACGAGGCCGCGGCGTGGAACAGGAGGGACGGCGAATGCCGTCCGAGCGTCGTCCACTAAGCGCCGCTGAGGATGATGAGCTAGTCCGGATTCGGCAGTCTTTGGTGGCGGCCCGTTTGGTTCGGGCCCGCATCGACAGCAGCATCAGGACACTGCTGCGCGTTCGTGGAGAACGGGTGGCACTGGCGTTGGCGGACCGGCTTCCAGTGACCGGCATTGCGGCAGCTTCTGGAATAAAGCGCATTGAGGTCAAGCGGGTGGGCATCGGCTACCTGGAGCTGCCTTTTAGCGGCCTTGGACACGATGTCCATCTGCTCGGCCTTAATGGCGTCGCGCGGGCCCTGGCGGCCGCGATGGATGAGAAGTCCAGGTGCGAGGAGCGGATGCAGGCTGCAGTCCTTATGGCCCTGCGCAGCGGGATGTTGGATGTTTTTGCTGTGGCATCCCTGACGGGAACCACGGCGGAGAGGATTCGCGAGACGGTGCGTGGTGCTAAATTGCCAACGTGTATCGCACGAAACGACTAGCATGCGGCAAATACGGCGTGTTGCGCCACAAAATGGGCTCCGGGTAGACCATTTATGATATTTATTGGTCATGACGCAACCGACTGCCGAACATGTAGGTCTCCTTCTTCGCGACGCCCGCGGCGAAAAGGGTTGGACACAGGGACAGCTCGCTTCGGAACTGGGCACCAGCCAAAGCGCCATTGCCCGGATGGAACAGGGCAAGCAGAACCTCAGCCTCCGCATGATCGAGCGCCTTGAGTCGATCTTCGGGCGAACCATCGTCAAAGTCGGCAAACGGCAGATGACCCACTTGCGCGTGGAGGGCGGACGCACGCTCTCCGGCTCGGTGGACGTCAACAGCAGCAAGAACGCCGGCGTCGCACTGCTTTGCGCGAGCCTCATCAATCGCGGCACCACCACCTTGCGTCGGCTTGCCCGGATCGAAGAGGTCAACCGGATCGTCGAGGTCTTGACCTCCATCGGTGTCGAGTGCACCTGGCTGAACGGCAACGATCTGCGCATCCGCCGCCCGGAGACCCTGGACCTCGCCTCCATGGACGTGGAGGCCGCTCGCCGCACGCGCAGCGTCATCATGCTGCTGGGCCCCCTCCTCGATGAGGCGGCCTCGTATCAACTGCCCTACGCCGGCGGATGCGATCTCGGGACCCGAACCGTGGAACCGCACATGCAGGCGTTGCGGCAGTTCGGACTCTCGGTGGAGGCCAAGTCCGGCTTCTATTCCGTGCAGGCCCCACCGGCCGACGGCGACCACCGCACCTTCGTGCTCACGGAGCGCGGTGACACCGTGACGGAGAATGCCATCATGGCCGCCGCACACCGCAGCGGTACCACCGTGATTCGCAATGCCAGCCCCAATTACATGGTGCAGGACCTCTGTTTCTACTTGCAGGGGCTTGGCGTGGTGATCGACGGCATCGGGACAACCACCCTGAAGATCACGGGCCGCCCGGCGATCGACGTCGACATTGAGTACTTCCCGTCCGAAGACCCGATTGAGGCCATGAGCCTGATCACCGCGGGCATCGTGACCAACTCGGAGGTCACCATCTGCCGGGTCCCCATCGAGTTCATGGAGATCGAACTGGCCACGCTTGAGCAGATGGGCCAGCAGCTCGACATCTCCGGCGAGTACTTTGCGCGCAACGGACGGACGCGCCTTGTGGATGTCACCACCAAGCCATCACGATTGCGTGCCCCGGAGGACAAGATCCATCCGATGCCGTTCCCCGGGCTGAACATCGACAACTTGCCGTTCTTCGCGGTCATTGCCGGCAACGCCGAGGGCCAGACCATGATCCACGACTGGGTCTACGAGAACCGGGCAATCTATTTGACGGAGCTCAACAAGCTCGGCGCCCAGGTTCAACTGCTCGATCCGCACCGCATCTACGTCAATGGCCCCACCAAATGGCGCGGCGCGGAAGTCGGATGCCCCCCGGCGCTCCGACCCGCAGCTTGCCTGCTGTTGGCCATGCTGGCGGCCCGGGGCACGTCCGAGTTGCGCAACATCTACGTGATTGAGCGCGGATACGAGGACCTGGCCGAGCGGCTCAACACCATCGGTGCCAAGATCGAGTACTTCCAGGACTGACGACGTCGGATTTTGCACGATCATTCGCCGCAGCTGGCTAGCAAACCGCGGAA is part of the Arthrobacter ramosus genome and harbors:
- a CDS encoding UDP-N-acetylglucosamine 1-carboxyvinyltransferase, with the protein product MTQPTAEHVGLLLRDARGEKGWTQGQLASELGTSQSAIARMEQGKQNLSLRMIERLESIFGRTIVKVGKRQMTHLRVEGGRTLSGSVDVNSSKNAGVALLCASLINRGTTTLRRLARIEEVNRIVEVLTSIGVECTWLNGNDLRIRRPETLDLASMDVEAARRTRSVIMLLGPLLDEAASYQLPYAGGCDLGTRTVEPHMQALRQFGLSVEAKSGFYSVQAPPADGDHRTFVLTERGDTVTENAIMAAAHRSGTTVIRNASPNYMVQDLCFYLQGLGVVIDGIGTTTLKITGRPAIDVDIEYFPSEDPIEAMSLITAGIVTNSEVTICRVPIEFMEIELATLEQMGQQLDISGEYFARNGRTRLVDVTTKPSRLRAPEDKIHPMPFPGLNIDNLPFFAVIAGNAEGQTMIHDWVYENRAIYLTELNKLGAQVQLLDPHRIYVNGPTKWRGAEVGCPPALRPAACLLLAMLAARGTSELRNIYVIERGYEDLAERLNTIGAKIEYFQD